In Pseudomonas fluorescens, one genomic interval encodes:
- a CDS encoding fimbria/pilus chaperone family protein has protein sequence MPISMCRPGLRALPLCLLVLILMPGVHAAGMVPQTPVLVVDEGVGEATMNVRNTETRPALLHTTVENIEPHDQQLLLFSPPIARVEPGAVQQVRFMLQSAEPLQTERLKRVIFEGINPVAGVDGARVNLGVRQNLPVILRPAGLPVEREPWKRLSWSATAEGLLVSNPSPYVVRLAKAIVPLPGTQAVDLPRTWILPGERLSVGLPLNVTVRTMAVRIFPATTYGFAVDHFDAPVTH, from the coding sequence ATGCCGATTTCAATGTGCCGCCCAGGCTTGCGGGCGTTGCCACTGTGCCTGCTCGTCTTGATTTTGATGCCCGGGGTTCACGCTGCCGGAATGGTGCCGCAAACCCCTGTGCTGGTGGTGGATGAGGGTGTCGGTGAAGCGACGATGAATGTGCGAAACACCGAAACGCGTCCGGCCCTGCTGCACACCACGGTCGAAAATATCGAGCCGCACGATCAACAGCTGTTGCTGTTCAGTCCGCCGATTGCCCGTGTCGAGCCTGGTGCGGTGCAGCAGGTACGGTTCATGTTGCAGAGCGCCGAACCATTGCAGACCGAGCGTCTGAAACGGGTGATTTTTGAGGGGATCAATCCTGTGGCAGGTGTCGACGGTGCCCGGGTCAATCTGGGTGTTCGGCAAAACCTGCCGGTGATCCTGCGCCCCGCCGGTCTGCCAGTGGAGCGCGAGCCATGGAAACGCCTGAGCTGGTCAGCCACGGCTGAAGGTTTGCTGGTCAGTAATCCCAGTCCTTACGTGGTGCGCCTGGCTAAAGCGATTGTTCCGCTGCCGGGCACGCAGGCGGTGGATCTGCCGCGTACCTGGATCCTGCCAGGGGAGCGCCTGTCTGTCGGCTTGCCGTTGAACGTAACAGTGCGAACCATGGCAGTGCGGATCTTTCCGGCGACCACATATGGCTTTGCGGTCGATCACTTTGATGCCCCGGTTACGCACTGA
- a CDS encoding DUF1120 domain-containing protein, protein MKKTTWMAAVAAAVLPTLVVAESVDLSVIGTIIPTSCIPAFAGGGTVDLRKISAATLNKTTQTLLPTHDISLHINCDAEASVEVSVRDNRTATKLPGINDGAGNNDPALFYGLGEINGIRIGGFALRHGRPEADGAPQTLMTRTLAAPAWQLPASPLVGNAPALYSWGSGVAAGPVAARHHGFPMSLLPIIGPSNALPITSEIPLDGSVTFEMFYL, encoded by the coding sequence ATGAAAAAAACAACATGGATGGCAGCCGTCGCGGCTGCAGTATTACCCACCCTGGTGGTCGCCGAGAGCGTGGATCTGAGCGTGATCGGAACCATTATTCCGACCTCGTGCATCCCTGCATTTGCCGGTGGCGGCACGGTAGATTTGCGCAAGATATCCGCAGCCACCCTGAACAAGACCACGCAGACGCTGCTGCCGACCCACGACATTTCGCTGCACATCAACTGTGATGCAGAGGCATCGGTCGAGGTGTCGGTCAGAGACAATCGTACAGCCACCAAATTGCCGGGCATCAACGATGGTGCCGGTAATAACGATCCGGCTTTGTTCTACGGCCTGGGTGAAATCAACGGCATCCGTATCGGCGGATTTGCGCTGCGTCACGGTCGTCCGGAAGCCGACGGTGCGCCGCAGACTCTGATGACACGCACTCTGGCAGCACCGGCGTGGCAACTGCCTGCTTCGCCGCTGGTGGGCAATGCCCCGGCGCTCTACTCATGGGGTTCCGGCGTGGCAGCTGGCCCGGTCGCGGCCCGTCACCACGGGTTTCCGATGAGCCTGTTGCCGATCATCGGCCCGAGCAACGCGCTGCCGATCACCAGCGAGATCCCGCTCGATGGCTCGGTGACCTTCGAGATGTTCTACCTCTGA